The following proteins are encoded in a genomic region of Brachypodium distachyon strain Bd21 chromosome 1, Brachypodium_distachyon_v3.0, whole genome shotgun sequence:
- the LOC100835143 gene encoding NAC transcription factor NAM-B1 — translation MIMSDPAMLPPGFRFHPTDEELILHYLRNRAAESPCPVSIIADVDIYKFDPWALPSKANYGDREWYFFTPRDRKYPNGVRPNRAAGSGYWKATGTDKPIRSSATSESVGVKKALVFYKGRPPKGVKTNWIMHEYRLAAADAHAGNTYRPMKFRNTSMRLDDWVLCRIYKKTSQMSPMAVPPLSDHEHDEPCAYGGASSAGMVMQGGAAYPGHALAGTQRMPKIPSISELLNEYSLAQLLDEGGAGDIAARPDQHAAFLGHPIMNQYLVNSSGSNNNNMSQLAQTAAGGEGAAGKRKRSEHGGDNGLTSQQAADKKPNGSCFGATTFQIGSNPLQGSLAPGNQRLLHF, via the exons ATGATCATGTCGGACCCGGCGATGCTGCCGCCCGGCTTCCGGTTCCACCCCACCGACGAGGAGCTCATCCTCCACTACCTCCGCAACCGCGCCGCCGAGTCGCCGTGCCCCGTCTCCATCATCGCCGACGTCGATATCTACAAATTCGACCCATGGGCCCTTCCAT CCAAGGCTAACTACGGGGACAGGGAGTGGTACTTCTTCACGCCGAGAGACCGCAAGTACCCGAACGGCGTCCGCCCGAACCGCGCGGCGGGGTCCGGCTACTGGAAGGCCACCGGCACCGACAAGCCCATCCGCAGCAGCGCCACCAGCGAGAGCGTCGGTGTCAAGAAGGCCCTCGTCTTCTACAAAGGCCGCCCGCCCAAGGGCGTCAAGACCAACTGGATCATGCACGAGTACCgcctcgccgctgccgacgCGCACGCCGGAAACACTTACCGCCCCATGAAGTTCCGCAACACCTCCATGAGG CTGGATGACTGGGTGCTGTGCCGGATCTACAAGAAGACGAGCCAGATGTCGCCCATGGCGGTGCCGCCGCTGTCCGACCACGAGCATGATGAACCGTGCGCCTATGGCGGGGCGTCCAGTGCCGGCATGGTCATGCAAGGGGGCGCTGCTTACCCGGGGCACGCGCTGGCGGGCACGCAGAGGATGCCGAAGATCCCGTCCATATCGGAGCTGCTCAACGAGTACTCACTGGCGCAGCTCCTTGACgaaggcggcgccggggacaTAGCAGCACGGCCCGATCAACACGCCGCCTTCCTCGGCCACCCCATCATGAATCAATATCTTGTTaacagcagcggcagcaacaacaacaacatgtCGCAGCTTGCGCAgacggcggcaggcggcgagGGAGCTGCCGGGAAGCGCAAGAGGTCGGAGCACGGTGGTGATAATGGGTTGACGAGCCAGCAAGCGGCGGACAAGAAGCCCAACGGTTCTTGCTTCGGCGCAACTACGTTCCAAATAGGCAGCAACCCCTTGCAGGGGTCCCTAGCCCCGGGAAATCAGAGGCTGCTCCATTTCTAA